In the genome of Mixta calida, the window TATGCTGAAAAGCGATGTGAAATACCGCTTTGTGATCGATATCGATACGCTGCGCCAGGAAAGCGCCGCGTAATTTTTCTGTCGCTGCGGCATGCCGCAGCGACAGCCTTTCAGCCGTGATGTCCGCCTTTCGTCGCCAGCGCCTGCTGTAGCGACGCATCCACCAGATAGTAGATCTGCGAATCCTTCAGTCCGCCGTCGAGGTAAAGCGTGCTCCAGTGCGTTTTATTCAGGTGCGCGCTGGGAAAGACATCCTCATGCTGCTCGCGCAGCAGTTCAGCCAGCGCCGGCGAGGTTTTCAGCGAGACGGCCGGGCGCCCTTCCGATTCATGCACCATGGCGAACAGCACGCCGTCAGACTGGATTTGCGTCGCTTTCCAGTCGTTATGGACGCGTTGCTCCGCGCCCTCTTTGCTCATGCAGTATGACAGCAGATCGGACGTATTCATGGTTATTCTCCTTGCAGCGTGGCGACAATCCGACGTGAGCCGCCATGTACGCGGTGTTCTCCCAGCCAGATGCCCTGCCACGTACCTAAGACCAGACGCCCACGGCTAACCGGCAGCAGCAGCGATACGCCCAGCAGCGACGATTTAATGTGCGCCGGCATATCGTCCGCGCCTTCATAATCGTGCTGGTAAGGCGCATCTTCCGGCACATGGCGCAGGAAATGCTGCTCCATATCGCTGCGCACCGTGGGATCGCAATTTTCATTCAGGGTGATTGAAGCGGAAGTGTGCTGTAGCAGCAGATGCAGCAGTCCCGTGTTGATTTCACGTAGCGCCGGTAGCTGTTGCACAATCTCATCGGTCACCAGGTGAAAGCCGCGCGCTTTTGCGCTCAGCGAAAGGGTCTGTTGATGCCACATTAACGTTGCTCCTTATTTGAATGACTCTGTTAAGTGTGCAGCATGTGGCGCAAAGGTAAACCCGTCGGGCGGAAAAAGTCTGTGCGCCGTATCCGGCGCGGCTTTTGTCGGGAAGAAATAAAAAAGGCGGCCAGCGCCGCCTGATGGGTAAGGTGAGAATTACATCACCGCTGCGAAGGCTTCCGCCACCTGATGCACGTTGCGGCTGTTAAGGCCCGCCAGGCACATGCGGCCGCTGTGGATCAG includes:
- a CDS encoding secondary thiamine-phosphate synthase enzyme YjbQ, translating into MWHQQTLSLSAKARGFHLVTDEIVQQLPALREINTGLLHLLLQHTSASITLNENCDPTVRSDMEQHFLRHVPEDAPYQHDYEGADDMPAHIKSSLLGVSLLLPVSRGRLVLGTWQGIWLGEHRVHGGSRRIVATLQGE
- a CDS encoding MmcQ/YjbR family DNA-binding protein, whose protein sequence is MNTSDLLSYCMSKEGAEQRVHNDWKATQIQSDGVLFAMVHESEGRPAVSLKTSPALAELLREQHEDVFPSAHLNKTHWSTLYLDGGLKDSQIYYLVDASLQQALATKGGHHG